The Longimicrobium sp. genome includes a window with the following:
- a CDS encoding pitrilysin family protein: MSAWSEGGAATGALDRGAVPPRGPLRPYRFPGVHRRRLANGMSLLVAEIRNFPVVTVDMVLDAGGLAEPPELAGIAPITSALLESGAGGMDADAIAERVDGLGLSLDAGVSWDTGQVGFTCLRGRLDAGFELTADLLRRPTFPEREVERVRDERLTTIQQRRGTPSTLVDEAEGRWIFAPGLAFARSLGGLARTVEGLGRDDVVAFHARRYRPSAATLVAAGDASVDEIQALAERWFGDWEGRAEPVPAAEVRPRLDRTTIVVFDRPGSVQSEIRVGHVGIERTAPDYFAVMVLNSILGGTFSSRMNLNLRERLGYTYGASSSFASRRRPGLFSMSTAVQTEVTAHSVSEMLRELRELRESPVTGAELEDARNFLAGVFPIGLQTTDGLAGKLSTIATYGLPDDYYQHYRDGLLSVTAADVQDAAQRRLWPERAAVIIAGDAEKIRGELEALDVGPVEMGSMEELEA; the protein is encoded by the coding sequence GTGAGCGCGTGGAGCGAGGGCGGCGCGGCGACGGGCGCGCTGGACCGCGGCGCCGTGCCCCCGCGCGGGCCGCTGCGCCCGTACCGCTTTCCCGGCGTGCACCGGCGCCGGCTGGCCAACGGGATGTCGCTGCTGGTGGCGGAGATCCGCAACTTTCCCGTGGTCACGGTGGACATGGTGCTGGACGCGGGCGGGCTGGCCGAGCCGCCGGAGCTCGCGGGGATCGCGCCCATCACCAGCGCGCTGCTGGAGAGCGGGGCGGGCGGGATGGACGCCGACGCGATCGCCGAGCGGGTGGACGGGCTCGGGCTTTCGCTGGACGCGGGGGTGTCGTGGGACACCGGCCAGGTGGGCTTCACCTGCCTGCGCGGGCGGCTGGACGCGGGGTTCGAGCTGACCGCCGACCTGCTGCGCCGGCCGACGTTCCCGGAGCGCGAGGTGGAGCGGGTGCGCGACGAGCGGCTGACCACCATCCAGCAGCGCCGCGGCACGCCGTCCACGCTGGTGGACGAGGCCGAGGGGCGGTGGATCTTCGCGCCGGGGCTGGCGTTCGCGCGGTCGCTGGGCGGCTTGGCGCGCACCGTGGAGGGGCTGGGGCGCGACGACGTGGTGGCCTTCCACGCCCGCCGCTATCGCCCCTCCGCCGCCACGCTGGTCGCGGCGGGCGACGCCTCGGTGGACGAGATCCAGGCGCTGGCCGAGCGCTGGTTCGGCGACTGGGAGGGCCGGGCGGAGCCGGTGCCCGCGGCCGAGGTGCGGCCGCGGCTGGACCGCACCACCATCGTCGTCTTCGACCGCCCCGGCTCGGTGCAGAGCGAGATCCGCGTCGGCCACGTGGGGATCGAGCGCACGGCGCCGGACTACTTCGCGGTGATGGTGCTGAACTCCATCCTGGGCGGCACCTTCTCGTCGCGGATGAACCTGAACCTGCGCGAGCGGCTGGGCTACACCTACGGCGCATCCTCCTCGTTCGCGTCGCGGCGGCGGCCGGGGCTGTTCAGCATGTCGACCGCGGTGCAGACCGAGGTGACGGCGCACTCGGTGAGCGAGATGCTGCGCGAGCTGCGGGAGCTGCGCGAGTCGCCCGTCACCGGCGCGGAGCTGGAGGACGCACGCAACTTCCTGGCGGGGGTCTTTCCCATCGGCCTGCAGACGACCGACGGGCTGGCCGGAAAGCTGAGCACCATCGCCACCTACGGGCTGCCGGACGACTACTACCAGCACTACCGCGACGGGCTGCTCTCCGTTACCGCCGCCGACGTGCAGGACGCGGCGCAGCGCCGCCTGTGGCCCGAGCGCGCCGCCGTCATCATCGCGGGCGACGCGGAGAAGATCCGCGGCGAGCTGGAGGCGCTGGACGTGGGGCCGGTGGAGATGGGGAGCATGGAGGAGCTGGAGGCGTAG
- a CDS encoding NUDIX hydrolase, with translation MSDTQSPAGAGLVSRRPVHRGPVVDLGIDTVRFPDGSTGELEMVRHSGASAVLPVLSDPGGPDPQVMLIRQYRYATGGWLYEVPAGRPARPGEPWDECARRELLEETGLVAGELRFLTTIWTTPGFTDEQIRLYVATNLSGGQTSYDPDEFVELVPMPLSRALEMVRRGEITDGKTICTLLYAAGFVFGM, from the coding sequence ATGAGCGACACGCAGAGCCCGGCCGGGGCGGGACTGGTCTCGCGCCGGCCGGTGCACAGGGGGCCGGTGGTGGACCTGGGGATCGACACGGTCCGCTTTCCGGACGGGTCGACGGGCGAGCTGGAGATGGTGCGCCACTCCGGCGCCAGCGCGGTGCTCCCGGTGCTGAGCGACCCCGGCGGGCCCGACCCGCAGGTGATGCTGATCCGGCAGTACCGCTACGCCACCGGCGGCTGGCTGTACGAGGTTCCCGCCGGGCGCCCCGCCCGCCCCGGCGAGCCGTGGGACGAATGCGCGCGGCGCGAGCTGCTGGAGGAGACGGGCCTCGTCGCCGGCGAGCTGCGGTTCCTGACCACCATCTGGACCACGCCGGGGTTCACCGACGAGCAGATCCGGCTGTACGTGGCCACGAATCTTTCCGGGGGCCAGACCTCGTACGATCCAGACGAGTTCGTGGAGCTGGTGCCGATGCCGCTCTCCCGCGCGCTGGAGATGGTGCGGCGCGGCGAGATCACCGACGGGAAGACGATCTGCACCCTGCTGTACGCCGCCGGGTTCGTGTTCGGGATGTAG
- a CDS encoding sigma-70 family RNA polymerase sigma factor — MFEVLTHSQAPPQRSTLKSLDDSGVVAAFLAGNRRAFDELVERYQNRLLNFVYRTTGDRERAEDLVQETFIRVYRHLHRFDQTKKFSTWAYTIASNLAKNELRNRSRNPLVLFQTILKNRTEDQRPLEWEDNTYRPDDLFRKRALKAQVDAAVDQLPEHHRTVFILREMEGKTYEEIAEITDTNLGTVKSRLNRARNSFARIIAPVLD, encoded by the coding sequence ATGTTCGAAGTCCTGACCCACAGCCAGGCGCCACCGCAGCGAAGCACCCTCAAGTCGCTGGACGACAGCGGCGTGGTGGCGGCTTTCCTGGCGGGGAACCGGCGCGCGTTCGACGAGCTGGTGGAGCGCTACCAGAACCGGCTGCTGAACTTCGTCTACCGCACCACGGGCGACCGCGAGCGCGCCGAAGACCTGGTGCAGGAGACGTTCATCCGGGTGTACCGGCACCTGCACCGCTTCGACCAGACGAAGAAGTTCTCGACCTGGGCGTACACCATCGCCAGCAACCTGGCCAAGAACGAGCTGCGCAACCGCTCGCGCAACCCGCTGGTGCTGTTCCAGACGATCCTGAAGAACCGCACCGAGGACCAGCGCCCGCTGGAGTGGGAGGACAACACCTACCGCCCCGACGACCTGTTCCGCAAGCGCGCGCTGAAGGCGCAGGTGGACGCCGCGGTGGACCAGCTTCCCGAGCATCACCGCACGGTGTTCATCCTGCGTGAGATGGAGGGGAAGACGTACGAGGAGATCGCCGAGATCACCGACACCAACCTGGGCACCGTGAAGAGCCGCCTGAACCGCGCCCGCAACTCGTTCGCGCGGATCATCGCCCCGGTCCTGGACTGA
- a CDS encoding anti-sigma factor family protein, with amino-acid sequence MIDCETYLARYSDYLDHDMTVAQRDEMEAHADECPHCADYDRVVRRGTDVLRGLPELEVSDDFADRLRWRLYAAEEEERRARRLASPAQAAGTLAIAALIAAVAWVPLMHPRPHVGRLPAVAVEAPRRDGSFFRRLMAGPQHQEATSLTSRLAQIGVSVREMPYHDVVFQSQGPLVGQLASYSPADAQGAVQP; translated from the coding sequence ATGATCGACTGCGAAACCTATCTCGCGCGCTACTCGGACTACCTGGACCACGACATGACCGTGGCCCAGCGGGACGAGATGGAGGCGCACGCCGACGAGTGCCCGCACTGCGCGGACTACGATCGCGTGGTGCGCCGCGGCACCGACGTGCTGCGCGGTCTGCCGGAGCTGGAGGTGTCGGACGACTTCGCCGACCGCCTGCGCTGGCGCCTGTACGCCGCCGAGGAGGAGGAGCGCCGCGCGCGGCGCCTGGCCTCGCCCGCGCAGGCGGCGGGAACGCTGGCCATCGCCGCGCTGATCGCGGCGGTCGCGTGGGTGCCGCTGATGCACCCGCGCCCGCACGTGGGCCGCCTCCCCGCGGTGGCCGTCGAGGCGCCGCGCCGCGACGGGTCGTTCTTCCGCCGGCTGATGGCGGGCCCGCAGCACCAGGAGGCCACCAGCCTGACCTCGCGCCTGGCGCAGATCGGCGTGAGCGTGCGGGAGATGCCGTACCACGACGTGGTCTTCCAGTCGCAGGGGCCGCTGGTGGGGCAGCTCGCCTCGTACTCTCCGGCGGACGCGCAGGGCGCCGTCCAGCCGTAA